The genomic window GCAGCAACGCTTTTTGCAGCGTTAACGACATTTTTTAATGGTTTGGTATAAAAATAGGATAAAAAGACTGTTAGAATAATACCAAAAACAAAGACAACAGATGTAGCAACCGTCCTTTTTATTGCAGAAGACCTGAGAATCTTAGAGAAGTCCTCAGTCTTGATTGTAAGATGTATATATCCATAATGTTCATTCCCTGCAATAACAGGCAGAATTACATTATATTCTTTCCCTTCTTTTGAGAGAGGTTCTCCGAGTTCTGCCCTGATGATTCTTTCTTTTCTTTTTGGATTTATTTCTTCCCCGATGCTCAGCGGATTCGTACTTGCTACAATTTCATCAGTGTTGCTTATAATAGAAATCTCGCTAATACCTTTTGAATTAAGTTCTTTAAGATAGTTCTTGAGTCTGCTCTCATCTGTATATCCGCTGCTGGTTACTTCCTCAACACCAACCTGTATGGCTTTTGATAGTTCCGCAGTCTGTTTTTCAAGTTCAATTAGTAAAGCTTTTTCTGACTGTGAAAAAAGAAATGTTAAGACTGAGACGAGAATGATGCTCAGAAAGATCATCATAGCGATTAATTTTTTATTTAGAGAAAGATTAAGGAAATAGTCTTTAATAAACATGGCGTATTATTTTATATGCACAATCTATTAGTAAGTCAATTGGCAGTTTAACCCGAAGTCGTAACATTTCAAGAGGAATTCATCGATAATAACCTGGATGTAATTTATGATAAACCGCTATTTAACCAGAGACTTGCTGATTATATGATCTTTTATAATACTCAGAGACCACATAAGTCTTTGGGATTAAAAAGCCCTGTAGAGTATTTGATTGAAAATGGAGAAATGTCGCAAAA from Nitrospirota bacterium includes these protein-coding regions:
- a CDS encoding IS481 family transposase, which gives rise to MDNNLDVIYDKPLFNQRLADYMIFYNTQRPHKSLGLKSPVEYLIENGEMSQ